The Azospirillum brasilense genome window below encodes:
- a CDS encoding ATP-dependent DNA helicase encodes MDLTSAPSLPSFSLDDAPALVAGARRVVLLTGDGEVEELPPAAAAKRARRQPPLVCHARAMARRLGTEPFAAFDLLELFAFVLPARFCVPTPRGLAEALDLPIPDGLEDDALALHRAVRKLLGLLGAPGREEASDPVAFAWEMGRAGWLWAPAVLAALGKPDGPEKGAGRAGLRVWTRIKEWQDGPPEPPPAHHPVEPDEARRRLSVMLAASVPGKVAEPRPQQADYASAVSAAFAPRPAPDTPNVVLAEAGTGVGKTLGYLAPATVWAEKNGGTVWISTYTRNLQHQIDAELDRLYPEPATKARKVVLRKGRENYLCLLNLEEAVRGMPMQPHHAIGVGLMARWAAATRDGDLTGGDFPGWLVDIAGRGRTLGLADRRGECIYSACDHYARCYIEKSVRRARKADVVIANHALVMVQAALGGGEEPTLPTRYVFDEGHHVFDAADSAFAGHLTGRETQELRRWLLGAEETGRSRARGLKRRIEDLVASDEQAQELMDAVMLGARVLPAEGWAARLSADNPQGPTEAFLLAARRQVYSRTAGQGGPYSLEADKAYPVDGLLDAAVALEAALVRLAEPLAGLAKRLAARLEDETAELDSDQRRRIDAMARSLTRRGVLTVEAWRAMLKTLPVETPAQFVDWFAVERIDGRDVDVGLYRHWIDPTVPFAEALAGPAHGMVVTSATLTDGTGDTAMDWQAAEDRCGASHLPKPALRAQVPSPFDYPNRTRVMVVTDVRKDDLGQVASAYRTLFQAAGGGGLGLFTAISRLRAVYDRIVEPLDATGIPLYAQHVDPLDVATLIDIFRGEEHACLLGTDAVRDGVDVPGRSLRLIVFDRVPWPRPDILHRARRDAFGRRRYEDMIARLRLKQAFGRLVRRADDTGVFVLLDPMMPSRLFGAFPEGVEVRRVGIKEAVEATAEFLRGW; translated from the coding sequence CGTCTGCCACGCGCGGGCCATGGCGCGGCGGCTGGGGACGGAGCCCTTCGCCGCCTTCGACCTGCTGGAGCTGTTCGCCTTCGTCCTGCCCGCCCGCTTCTGCGTGCCGACCCCGCGCGGGTTGGCCGAGGCGCTGGACCTGCCGATTCCCGACGGGCTGGAGGACGACGCGCTGGCCCTGCACCGGGCGGTGCGCAAGCTGCTTGGCCTGCTGGGTGCGCCGGGGCGGGAGGAGGCGTCCGACCCGGTGGCCTTCGCCTGGGAGATGGGGCGCGCCGGCTGGCTGTGGGCGCCCGCCGTGCTGGCCGCGCTCGGCAAGCCGGACGGGCCGGAGAAGGGCGCCGGCCGCGCCGGCCTGCGCGTCTGGACCCGCATCAAGGAGTGGCAGGACGGCCCGCCCGAGCCGCCGCCCGCCCACCACCCGGTGGAGCCGGACGAGGCGCGCCGCCGGCTGTCGGTGATGCTGGCGGCCAGCGTGCCCGGCAAGGTCGCCGAGCCGCGCCCGCAGCAGGCCGACTACGCCAGCGCGGTGTCGGCCGCCTTCGCCCCGCGCCCCGCCCCCGACACGCCGAACGTCGTGCTGGCGGAGGCCGGGACGGGCGTCGGCAAGACGCTGGGCTATCTGGCGCCGGCCACGGTGTGGGCGGAGAAGAACGGCGGGACGGTGTGGATCTCCACCTACACCCGCAACCTCCAGCACCAGATCGACGCGGAGCTGGACCGCCTCTACCCCGAGCCGGCGACCAAGGCGCGCAAGGTCGTGCTGCGCAAGGGCCGGGAGAACTACCTGTGCCTGCTGAACCTGGAGGAGGCCGTCCGCGGCATGCCGATGCAGCCGCACCACGCCATCGGGGTCGGGCTGATGGCGCGCTGGGCCGCGGCGACGCGCGACGGCGACCTGACCGGCGGTGACTTTCCCGGCTGGCTGGTCGACATCGCCGGGCGCGGGCGGACGCTGGGCCTCGCCGACCGGCGGGGCGAGTGCATCTACTCCGCCTGCGACCATTACGCCCGCTGCTACATCGAGAAGAGCGTGCGCCGCGCCCGCAAGGCCGACGTGGTGATCGCCAACCACGCGCTGGTCATGGTGCAGGCGGCGCTGGGCGGCGGCGAGGAGCCGACGCTGCCCACCCGCTACGTCTTCGACGAGGGGCACCACGTCTTCGACGCCGCGGACAGCGCCTTCGCCGGGCATCTGACCGGGCGCGAGACCCAGGAACTGCGGCGCTGGCTGCTGGGGGCCGAGGAGACCGGGCGCAGCCGCGCCCGCGGGCTGAAGCGCCGCATCGAGGATCTGGTCGCCAGCGACGAACAGGCGCAGGAGCTGATGGACGCGGTGATGCTGGGCGCCCGCGTCCTGCCGGCGGAGGGGTGGGCGGCGCGGCTGTCCGCCGACAACCCGCAGGGGCCGACCGAGGCCTTCCTGCTCGCCGCGCGGCGGCAGGTCTATTCCCGCACGGCGGGGCAGGGCGGTCCCTACAGCCTGGAGGCCGACAAGGCCTATCCGGTGGATGGGCTGCTCGATGCGGCGGTGGCGCTGGAGGCGGCGCTGGTCCGGCTGGCGGAACCGCTGGCCGGGCTGGCCAAGCGGCTGGCGGCAAGGCTGGAGGACGAGACGGCGGAACTGGACAGCGACCAGCGGCGGCGCATCGACGCCATGGCGCGCAGCCTGACCCGGCGCGGCGTGCTGACGGTCGAGGCGTGGCGGGCCATGCTGAAGACGCTGCCCGTGGAAACCCCGGCGCAGTTCGTGGACTGGTTTGCGGTGGAGCGGATCGACGGGCGCGACGTCGACGTCGGGCTCTACCGCCACTGGATCGACCCGACCGTGCCCTTCGCGGAGGCGCTGGCCGGGCCGGCGCACGGCATGGTGGTCACCTCCGCCACGCTGACCGACGGCACCGGCGACACCGCCATGGACTGGCAGGCGGCGGAGGACCGCTGCGGCGCCAGCCACCTGCCCAAGCCGGCGCTGCGCGCCCAGGTGCCCTCGCCCTTCGACTATCCCAACCGCACGCGGGTGATGGTGGTCACCGATGTGCGCAAGGACGATCTGGGGCAGGTGGCGTCGGCCTACCGCACGCTGTTCCAGGCGGCGGGCGGCGGGGGCCTGGGGCTGTTCACGGCGATCAGCCGGCTGCGCGCCGTCTACGACCGCATCGTGGAGCCTTTGGATGCCACCGGCATTCCGCTCTACGCCCAGCATGTCGATCCGCTGGACGTGGCGACCCTGATCGACATCTTCCGGGGGGAGGAGCACGCCTGCCTGCTCGGCACCGACGCGGTGCGCGACGGGGTGGACGTGCCGGGCCGCTCGCTGCGGCTGATCGTCTTCGACCGCGTGCCCTGGCCGCGCCCGGACATCCTGCACCGCGCCCGGCGCGATGCCTTCGGGCGGCGGCGCTACGAGGACATGATCGCGCGGCTGCGGCTGAAGCAGGCCTTCGGCCGGCTGGTCCGGCGGGCCGACGACACCGGGGTGTTCGTTCTGCTCGACCCGATGATGCCGAGCCGCCTGTTCGGCGCCTTCCCCGAGGGGGTGGAGGTCCGCCGTGTCGGCATCAAGGAGGCGGTGGAGGCGACGGCGGAATTCCTGCGGGGCTGGTGA
- a CDS encoding methyl-accepting chemotaxis protein — MNDISVRTKTFAVFAFLSLLLAGIGALGINRLSVVNDSSTEIATFWMPRVVQVNTVNDAVSNFRILQSAHILSTSEPEMAAAEKRMDEMEANIANARRTYEATLRTAEGRALFTQFEQQWAQYLTLQRQITALSRRNENAAANALFRDAADKGFQEVGRTLDAMIDHNNRGAAKASDDADAVYAQSSTMLIGALLIGVAVCLGGALMMIRGVSSPIGAMTEAMRRLAGGDKTTAIPFASRGDEIGAMATAVQVFKDGLIEADRLAAEQAAEQAAKLRRTEAVERLIASFEEQVADALRNVAAAATELDTTAQSMAVTARQTNDQAANAAAAAEQTSANVQTVASAAEEMSSSIGEIGSQVTRSTGIAGQAVQEAGRTTDSVRGLADAAHRIGAVVQLITNIAGQTNLLALNATIEAARAGEAGKGFAVVASEVKQLANQTARATDEIASQIQAIQEATAGSVGAIEGIGRTIAAINEISTSIAAAIEEQSAATNEISRNVQQAAIGTREVSSNIVQVTEAAGTTGAAAHQVLGAAGGLASQAENLRRDVESFLAAIRAA; from the coding sequence ATGAATGACATCAGCGTCAGAACAAAGACTTTCGCCGTTTTTGCGTTTCTATCCCTGCTTCTCGCTGGAATTGGCGCCCTTGGAATCAACCGTCTGTCGGTGGTCAACGACAGCTCGACCGAGATCGCCACCTTCTGGATGCCGCGGGTCGTGCAGGTCAACACCGTGAACGACGCGGTGTCGAACTTCCGCATCCTGCAAAGCGCTCACATCCTCAGCACCAGCGAGCCGGAAATGGCCGCGGCGGAGAAGAGGATGGACGAAATGGAAGCCAACATCGCCAACGCCCGCCGGACCTACGAGGCAACGCTGCGCACGGCCGAGGGGCGCGCTCTGTTCACCCAGTTCGAGCAGCAATGGGCGCAGTATCTGACGCTGCAGCGTCAGATCACCGCCCTGTCGCGGCGCAACGAGAACGCCGCCGCCAACGCCCTGTTCCGCGATGCGGCCGACAAGGGCTTCCAGGAGGTCGGGCGGACTCTCGACGCCATGATCGACCACAACAACCGCGGGGCCGCCAAGGCGAGCGACGACGCCGACGCCGTCTACGCCCAGTCCAGCACGATGCTCATCGGCGCGCTGCTCATCGGCGTCGCCGTCTGCCTGGGCGGCGCGCTGATGATGATCCGCGGGGTCTCCTCGCCGATCGGCGCGATGACCGAGGCGATGCGCCGGCTGGCCGGCGGCGACAAGACGACGGCGATTCCCTTCGCCAGCCGGGGCGACGAGATCGGCGCCATGGCCACCGCCGTCCAGGTCTTCAAGGACGGGCTGATCGAGGCCGACCGGCTGGCCGCCGAGCAGGCCGCCGAGCAGGCCGCCAAGCTGCGGCGGACCGAGGCGGTCGAGCGGCTGATCGCCTCCTTCGAGGAGCAGGTCGCCGACGCGCTGCGCAACGTCGCCGCCGCCGCGACCGAGTTGGACACCACCGCCCAGAGCATGGCGGTCACCGCCCGCCAGACCAACGACCAAGCGGCCAACGCCGCCGCCGCCGCGGAGCAGACCAGCGCCAACGTGCAGACGGTGGCCAGCGCCGCGGAGGAGATGTCCAGCTCCATCGGGGAAATCGGCTCGCAGGTCACCCGCTCCACCGGCATCGCCGGACAGGCGGTGCAAGAGGCCGGGCGCACCACCGACTCCGTGCGCGGGCTCGCCGACGCCGCGCACCGCATCGGCGCCGTGGTGCAGCTCATCACCAACATCGCCGGACAGACCAACCTGCTGGCGCTCAACGCCACCATCGAGGCGGCCCGCGCCGGTGAGGCCGGCAAGGGCTTCGCCGTCGTCGCGTCGGAGGTGAAGCAACTCGCCAACCAGACCGCCCGCGCGACGGACGAGATCGCCTCGCAGATACAGGCGATCCAGGAGGCCACCGCCGGCTCGGTCGGCGCCATCGAGGGGATCGGCCGCACCATCGCGGCGATCAACGAGATCTCCACCTCCATCGCCGCCGCGATCGAGGAGCAGTCCGCCGCGACCAACGAGATCTCGCGCAACGTCCAGCAGGCGGCGATCGGCACGCGCGAGGTGTCCAGCAACATCGTCCAGGTGACCGAGGCCGCCGGCACCACCGGGGCCGCCGCCCATCAGGTGCTGGGTGCGGCCGGCGGGCTGGCGTCGCAGGCGGAGAACCTGCGCCGCGACGTGGAGAGCTTCCTGGCGGCGATCCGCGCCGCCTGA
- a CDS encoding homoserine O-succinyltransferase, translating into MPIKIPNDLPAFTALQAEGVMVMQEADAIRQDIRPLRFGLLNLMPDKIRTETQIARLLGSTPLQVELSLIRITNHVPRNTAADHMSAFYRSWEDARREKFDGFIVTGAPVETMPFEEVSYWDELCSVFDWTQSHVHSCLNICWAAQAAVHHFHGVPKHLLPRKASGVYRHRNRAPASPYLCGLSDGVPIPVSRWTEVREEDIPPESGLRVLLDSPETGPCLLEDAARRSLHMFNHVEYDTDTLRNEYVRDVAKDAATPVPHGYFPDDDPSLPPENRWRSHAHLLFANWINRIYQTTPFDLARIGTAGGSAILTAA; encoded by the coding sequence ATGCCCATCAAGATACCCAACGATCTTCCCGCCTTCACCGCCCTCCAGGCCGAGGGCGTCATGGTCATGCAGGAGGCCGACGCCATCCGGCAGGACATCCGGCCCCTGCGCTTCGGCCTGCTCAACCTGATGCCTGACAAGATCCGGACCGAGACGCAGATCGCGCGCCTTCTCGGCAGCACGCCGCTTCAGGTCGAGCTGTCGCTGATCCGGATCACCAACCATGTGCCGCGCAACACCGCGGCCGACCACATGAGCGCCTTCTACCGGTCGTGGGAGGATGCGCGCCGCGAGAAGTTCGACGGCTTCATCGTCACCGGCGCCCCGGTCGAGACGATGCCCTTCGAGGAGGTGTCCTATTGGGACGAGCTGTGTTCGGTCTTCGACTGGACGCAGAGCCACGTCCATTCCTGCCTGAACATCTGCTGGGCGGCGCAGGCCGCCGTTCATCATTTCCACGGCGTGCCGAAGCATCTTCTGCCGCGCAAGGCGTCCGGCGTGTACCGGCACCGCAACCGCGCCCCCGCCTCGCCCTATCTGTGCGGCCTGTCCGACGGCGTGCCCATCCCGGTCTCGCGCTGGACCGAGGTGCGCGAGGAGGACATCCCTCCCGAAAGCGGCCTGCGCGTGCTCCTGGATTCCCCGGAGACCGGCCCCTGCCTGCTGGAGGACGCCGCCCGCCGGTCGCTGCACATGTTCAATCATGTCGAGTACGACACCGACACCCTGCGCAACGAGTATGTCCGGGACGTCGCCAAGGACGCGGCCACGCCGGTTCCCCACGGCTATTTCCCCGACGACGACCCGAGCCTCCCGCCCGAAAACCGGTGGCGGAGCCACGCCCATCTGCTGTTCGCGAACTGGATCAACCGGATCTACCAGACGACGCCCTTCGATCTCGCCCGGATCGGCACGGCGGGGGGATCGGCCATCCTCACGGCGGCCTGA
- a CDS encoding HAMP domain-containing methyl-accepting chemotaxis protein — translation MSMLSSMTIRTKVVAATVCVLLMSVALGLFAVDRLSTVNHAAEEIRSNWLPSVTAIGEIDGAANDYRILEASHILALYPAEMAEVEKEMTTVLNRLAEARRKYEPLLAPGWETQTFRRWEAAWDGYLKISQGKLLPPSRANENEKATGIYRDESRKAFDECSALVNDLTTSNVQNATKAADSGRATYVGARNWILGAIAFVAVLCLFAGIAMTKSVARPIVALTSIMDRLARRDLGVAVEGGGRQDEIGAMARAVQVFKDGLIEAERLTAAQAAEEENKRRRTERIDSLISNFDGAVHSVLQTVGAAASQLDTTARSMTDIAEHTRAEAGSAAAAAELTSANVQTVAAASEEMAASITEISQQVSQSANIAGKAVDEADRTNATVQGLSEAAQRIGDVVDLIQNIAAQTNLLALNATIEAARAGEAGKGFAVVASEVKSLANQTSKATEEIAQQIGAIQAATGGAVGAIRGIGATISSINDISSSIAAAIEEQGAATQEISRNVQQAAQSTQEVTSNIGRVSQAATETGSAATQVMSASGDLNQGAMRLKSEVENFLVAIKAA, via the coding sequence ATGTCCATGCTGAGTTCCATGACCATCCGGACCAAGGTGGTCGCCGCCACCGTCTGTGTCCTGCTGATGTCAGTCGCCCTGGGACTGTTCGCCGTCGACCGGCTGAGCACCGTCAACCACGCCGCGGAGGAAATCCGCTCCAACTGGCTGCCCAGCGTCACCGCCATCGGAGAGATCGACGGTGCGGCCAACGATTACCGCATCCTGGAGGCGTCCCACATCCTGGCGCTCTACCCGGCGGAAATGGCCGAGGTCGAAAAGGAGATGACCACGGTTCTGAACCGCCTGGCGGAGGCCCGGCGGAAGTATGAGCCGCTGCTGGCCCCCGGTTGGGAAACCCAGACCTTCAGGCGCTGGGAGGCGGCTTGGGATGGCTATCTGAAAATCAGCCAGGGCAAATTGCTTCCCCCCTCACGAGCCAACGAGAACGAGAAGGCCACAGGCATCTACCGGGACGAATCGCGCAAGGCGTTCGATGAATGCTCCGCGCTCGTCAATGACCTGACCACCTCCAACGTCCAGAACGCCACGAAGGCGGCGGACTCGGGGCGCGCCACCTATGTCGGAGCGCGGAACTGGATTCTGGGCGCCATCGCGTTCGTGGCGGTCCTCTGCCTGTTCGCCGGCATCGCCATGACGAAGTCGGTCGCCCGGCCCATCGTCGCCCTGACGTCCATCATGGACCGTCTGGCCAGGCGCGACCTCGGAGTCGCGGTCGAGGGCGGCGGCCGCCAGGACGAGATCGGCGCCATGGCCCGCGCGGTGCAGGTCTTCAAGGACGGCCTGATCGAGGCGGAGCGCCTGACCGCCGCCCAGGCCGCCGAGGAGGAGAACAAGCGCCGCCGCACCGAGCGGATCGATTCGCTGATCAGCAACTTCGACGGCGCGGTGCACAGCGTCCTGCAAACCGTGGGCGCCGCGGCGTCGCAGCTCGACACCACCGCCCGCAGCATGACCGACATCGCCGAGCACACGCGGGCCGAGGCGGGCAGCGCGGCGGCGGCGGCCGAACTGACCTCCGCCAACGTGCAGACCGTCGCCGCCGCGTCGGAGGAGATGGCCGCCTCCATCACCGAGATTTCCCAGCAGGTGTCGCAGTCGGCCAACATCGCCGGCAAGGCGGTGGACGAAGCCGACCGCACCAACGCCACCGTGCAGGGGCTGTCGGAAGCGGCCCAGCGCATCGGCGACGTGGTGGACCTGATCCAGAACATCGCCGCCCAGACCAACCTGCTGGCTCTGAACGCCACCATCGAGGCGGCACGGGCGGGCGAGGCCGGCAAGGGCTTCGCCGTCGTGGCGAGCGAGGTCAAGAGCCTCGCCAACCAGACCTCCAAGGCGACGGAAGAGATCGCCCAGCAGATCGGCGCCATCCAGGCGGCCACCGGCGGGGCGGTCGGCGCCATCCGCGGGATCGGGGCGACCATCTCGTCGATCAACGACATCTCCTCCTCCATCGCCGCCGCCATCGAGGAGCAGGGTGCGGCGACCCAGGAGATCAGCCGCAACGTCCAGCAGGCGGCGCAGAGCACCCAGGAGGTGACCAGCAACATCGGCCGCGTGTCGCAGGCCGCGACCGAGACCGGCAGCGCCGCGACCCAGGTGATGTCGGCCTCCGGCGACCTGAACCAGGGGGCGATGCGCCTGAAGAGCGAGGTGGAAAACTTCCTCGTCGCCATCAAGGCCGCCTGA
- a CDS encoding AEC family transporter gives MSVVFNVALPVFAIILAGVLSGKAKLLGPASSEALNKFVYWMALPPVLFLGTAKRSLPEIFNGPFIGAFLGSMLAVYALGALLGWLIHRERTQIQCMQGLNACFSNTGYMGIPLFLAAFGPDRLAPAILATVIMSAIMVGIAVIWLEFANSQGGGIGKALRDVGRALVKNPLIISTALGLAWSVFLSGVPVPRPIAIYCDLMGASAGPCALFAIGLFLATQSLKANLLEAGWISALKLVVQPALAWLLIQTLFPLDAFWAGSAIILAGLPTGALTFVVASQYRIYVERTSTAILMSTIASVVTLSFLLATYAPSL, from the coding sequence ATGTCGGTGGTCTTCAATGTGGCGCTCCCGGTCTTCGCCATCATCCTGGCGGGCGTCCTTTCCGGTAAGGCGAAGCTTCTCGGTCCCGCCTCGTCGGAGGCGCTGAACAAGTTTGTCTATTGGATGGCCCTGCCGCCGGTGCTGTTCCTCGGAACGGCCAAGCGCTCACTGCCGGAGATCTTCAACGGTCCCTTCATCGGCGCCTTCCTCGGTTCGATGCTGGCGGTCTACGCGCTGGGCGCCCTGCTCGGCTGGCTGATCCACCGGGAGCGCACGCAGATCCAGTGCATGCAGGGGCTGAACGCCTGCTTCTCCAACACCGGCTACATGGGCATTCCGCTGTTCCTGGCCGCTTTCGGCCCGGACCGTCTGGCCCCGGCCATCCTCGCCACCGTCATCATGAGCGCGATCATGGTCGGCATCGCGGTGATCTGGCTGGAGTTCGCCAACAGCCAGGGCGGCGGCATCGGCAAGGCGCTGCGCGACGTCGGCCGGGCGCTGGTCAAGAACCCGCTGATCATTTCCACCGCCCTTGGGCTCGCCTGGTCGGTCTTCCTGTCCGGCGTGCCGGTGCCGCGCCCGATCGCCATCTACTGCGACCTGATGGGCGCCTCCGCCGGTCCCTGCGCCCTGTTCGCCATCGGCCTGTTCCTGGCGACACAGAGCCTGAAGGCCAACCTGCTGGAAGCCGGCTGGATCAGCGCCCTGAAACTGGTGGTGCAGCCGGCGCTGGCCTGGCTGCTCATCCAGACCCTGTTCCCGCTGGACGCCTTCTGGGCCGGGTCGGCCATCATCCTCGCCGGCCTGCCCACCGGCGCCCTGACCTTCGTGGTGGCCAGCCAGTACCGTATCTATGTTGAGCGCACCTCCACCGCGATCCTGATGTCCACCATCGCCAGCGTGGTCACCCTGTCCTTCCTTCTGGCCACCTACGCGCCGTCCCTCTGA
- a CDS encoding tellurite resistance TerB family protein, with protein MINHHSALIYVMVLVSACDGDMTDAELEAIGENVRYLPIFKDFDIDRLTDVTRECSGLLADADGLETTLQIVKEAIPSKLSETAYALACDIAAADPSASQEELRMLELLRHKLGVDRLCAAAIERGARARHTRL; from the coding sequence ATGATCAACCATCACAGCGCGCTCATCTACGTCATGGTGCTGGTGTCGGCGTGCGACGGCGACATGACGGACGCGGAGCTTGAGGCCATCGGCGAGAACGTCCGCTACCTGCCGATCTTCAAGGATTTCGACATCGACCGGCTGACCGACGTGACCCGCGAATGCTCCGGCCTGCTGGCCGACGCCGACGGGCTGGAGACGACGCTCCAGATCGTCAAGGAGGCCATTCCGTCCAAGCTGTCCGAGACCGCCTACGCGCTCGCCTGCGACATCGCGGCGGCGGATCCGTCGGCCTCGCAGGAGGAGCTGCGCATGCTGGAGCTGCTCCGGCACAAGCTGGGCGTGGACCGGCTGTGTGCCGCCGCCATCGAACGCGGCGCGCGGGCGCGCCACACCCGCCTGTGA
- a CDS encoding NAD(P)-dependent oxidoreductase translates to MTGPGGLAGRTVGVIGLGLMGRPMARNLAKAGAALVISSRSPGPVEELAAEGMSPAANPAEVAARADSIVLMLSDTVAVEAVAASLMDALRPGHLVIDMGTTAVGATRKLAEAVRAKGADWVDAPVSGGTVAAEAGTLTIMAGGTEEAFARALPLFQAMGQRITHVGDSGAGQVAKMANQVIVALSIGAVAEALALAKAAGVEPGKVRDAIRGGFAESRILELHGQRMVSGDFTPGGRVLTQIKDLKQAEELAEQSGIQLPALGLSLELFELLAEQGDGGLDHSALYRLFVK, encoded by the coding sequence ATGACCGGGCCGGGCGGTCTGGCGGGACGGACGGTCGGCGTCATCGGGCTGGGCCTGATGGGCCGGCCGATGGCCCGCAATCTGGCGAAGGCCGGTGCCGCCCTGGTGATCAGCAGCCGCAGCCCCGGCCCGGTCGAGGAACTGGCGGCCGAGGGCATGAGCCCCGCCGCCAATCCCGCCGAGGTCGCGGCCCGCGCCGATTCCATCGTTCTGATGCTGTCGGACACGGTGGCGGTCGAGGCGGTGGCGGCATCCCTGATGGACGCGCTGCGGCCCGGCCATCTCGTCATCGACATGGGCACCACGGCGGTCGGGGCGACCCGTAAGCTGGCCGAGGCCGTCCGCGCCAAGGGCGCCGACTGGGTGGACGCCCCGGTGTCCGGCGGCACGGTGGCGGCGGAGGCCGGCACCCTGACCATCATGGCCGGCGGCACGGAGGAGGCCTTCGCCCGCGCCCTGCCGCTGTTCCAGGCGATGGGCCAACGCATCACCCATGTCGGCGACAGCGGGGCGGGGCAGGTCGCCAAGATGGCGAATCAGGTGATCGTCGCGCTGAGCATCGGCGCGGTGGCGGAAGCCCTGGCGCTGGCCAAGGCGGCGGGGGTGGAACCGGGCAAGGTCCGCGACGCCATCCGCGGCGGCTTCGCCGAGTCGCGCATCCTGGAGCTGCACGGCCAGCGCATGGTCTCCGGCGACTTCACGCCGGGCGGCCGTGTGCTCACCCAGATCAAGGATCTGAAGCAGGCGGAGGAGCTGGCGGAGCAGTCCGGCATCCAGCTTCCCGCGCTGGGCCTCAGCCTGGAGTTGTTCGAGCTGCTGGCCGAGCAGGGCGACGGCGGGCTGGACCATTCCGCCCTCTACCGGCTGTTCGTCAAGTAA
- a CDS encoding acetyltransferase, which translates to MIPIRSSRPDDAPALFAVWLAAVRSTHDFLSEEDIAFYADLVRDQYLPAAALLVAVDGDDRPAGFLGMTGRKIDTLFVDPAWHGRGIGRALVARALEGGPELTVDVNEQNSAARAFYRRLGFREVGRSALDDSGRPFPLLHLALDGSGRSDPTGA; encoded by the coding sequence GTGATCCCGATCCGCTCCTCCCGCCCGGACGACGCCCCAGCGCTGTTCGCCGTCTGGCTCGCCGCGGTGCGCAGCACGCACGACTTCCTGAGCGAGGAGGACATCGCCTTCTACGCCGACCTCGTGCGTGACCAGTATCTTCCGGCGGCGGCGCTGCTGGTCGCGGTGGACGGCGACGACCGGCCGGCCGGCTTCCTTGGCATGACCGGACGAAAGATCGACACGCTGTTCGTCGATCCGGCGTGGCACGGCCGGGGGATCGGCCGTGCCCTGGTCGCCCGCGCCCTGGAGGGTGGGCCGGAGCTGACAGTCGACGTGAACGAGCAGAACAGCGCCGCCCGGGCCTTCTATCGCCGTCTCGGCTTCCGGGAGGTCGGGCGTTCCGCGCTGGATGACAGCGGCCGCCCGTTTCCCCTGCTGCATCTCGCCCTTGACGGCTCCGGCCGGAGCGACCCAACCGGAGCCTGA
- a CDS encoding aspartate-semialdehyde dehydrogenase encodes MGYTVAVVGATGNVGREMLTTLADRRFPADAVIALAADSAVGKEVSFGEDAVLKVEDVGRFDFTGVDIALFAADAKVSAAHAPRAAAAGAVVIDASPQFRMDPDVPLVVPEVNGDALAGYAKRNIVASPGGAAILLAMALKPLHGQFTVSRVVVSTYQAASDAGKEGMDELFSQTRAIYVNDPVQKSVFSKQIAFNIIPHIGPFMEDGATRDEWALNVETKKVLDPKIKVSATCVRVPVFIGHSAAITIECVEPVTAEEARRILRKAPGMQVIDQQENDGYITPVEVAGDDPVFVSRIREDYTVDNGLSFWASTDNLRKGAALNAVQIAELLVKEYLDA; translated from the coding sequence ATGGGCTACACAGTCGCGGTCGTCGGCGCCACCGGCAACGTCGGACGGGAAATGCTGACCACCCTCGCCGACCGCCGGTTCCCGGCCGACGCGGTGATCGCCCTGGCCGCCGACAGCGCGGTCGGCAAGGAGGTGTCCTTCGGCGAGGACGCGGTGCTGAAGGTCGAGGACGTCGGCCGCTTCGACTTCACGGGCGTGGACATCGCGCTGTTCGCCGCGGACGCCAAGGTTTCGGCGGCCCACGCGCCGCGCGCCGCCGCGGCGGGCGCCGTGGTGATCGACGCCAGCCCGCAGTTCCGCATGGACCCCGACGTCCCCCTGGTGGTCCCGGAGGTCAACGGCGACGCGCTCGCCGGCTACGCGAAGAGGAACATCGTCGCCAGCCCCGGCGGTGCTGCCATCCTGCTGGCCATGGCGCTGAAGCCCCTGCACGGGCAATTCACGGTGAGCCGCGTCGTCGTCTCCACCTACCAGGCGGCCTCGGATGCCGGAAAGGAAGGCATGGACGAGCTGTTCAGCCAGACCCGCGCCATCTACGTGAACGACCCGGTGCAGAAGTCCGTCTTCTCCAAGCAGATCGCCTTCAACATCATCCCGCACATCGGCCCCTTCATGGAGGACGGCGCGACGCGGGACGAGTGGGCGCTGAACGTCGAGACGAAGAAGGTCCTCGACCCCAAGATCAAGGTGAGCGCGACCTGCGTCCGCGTCCCCGTCTTTATCGGCCATTCCGCCGCCATCACCATCGAGTGCGTGGAGCCGGTGACCGCCGAGGAGGCCCGCCGCATCCTGCGCAAGGCGCCGGGCATGCAGGTGATCGACCAGCAGGAGAACGACGGCTACATCACCCCGGTCGAGGTTGCCGGCGACGACCCGGTCTTCGTCAGCCGCATCCGCGAGGACTACACCGTGGACAACGGCCTGTCCTTCTGGGCGTCCACCGACAACCTGCGCAAGGGCGCCGCGCTCAACGCCGTGCAGATCGCCGAGCTGCTGGTGAAGGAGTATCTCGACGCGTGA